In one window of Opitutaceae bacterium DNA:
- the queA gene encoding tRNA preQ1(34) S-adenosylmethionine ribosyltransferase-isomerase QueA produces MATDLFDYSLPPDLIAQTPAARRDQSRLLVVDRGRHTISHHVFSDLPAFLRQGDCLIRNSAAVLPARLLAKRTGGGACECLLLRPTQENNTWWCLLRPGKKLPIGAHFSREGGFAATVLEKDAEGCARVRFETEGAESIVSVANRLGAVPLPPYINRDDPEGSSRETDLQRYQTVYARLDRQVAVAAPTAGLHFTPELLASLHQSGVHTTDVTLHVGLGTFKPISTPTVEEHAIHRETYEMPTDAQARIFHPGDGRRVAVGTTSVRCIEDFLRKHPEPLPPFQTFTGEASLFIHPPRTFSGVDALITNFHQPRSTLLCLVAAFLAPGSVDGIPFLHEIYVEAITRKYRFLSYGDAMLIL; encoded by the coding sequence CTGGCCACCGACCTTTTTGACTACTCACTTCCGCCGGACCTGATCGCACAGACTCCGGCCGCGAGGCGCGACCAGTCTCGCCTACTCGTTGTCGACCGCGGGCGACACACAATCTCCCACCATGTCTTCTCGGATCTGCCGGCGTTCCTGCGGCAGGGAGATTGCCTGATCCGCAACTCCGCCGCTGTTCTGCCCGCGCGGCTGCTCGCAAAACGCACGGGGGGCGGGGCGTGCGAGTGCCTGCTCCTGCGCCCCACTCAGGAAAACAACACCTGGTGGTGCCTGCTTCGCCCGGGAAAGAAGCTGCCGATCGGCGCGCATTTCTCCCGCGAAGGCGGCTTTGCGGCAACGGTTCTGGAAAAGGATGCCGAAGGCTGCGCCCGGGTCCGGTTTGAAACGGAAGGTGCCGAATCGATTGTCTCGGTCGCAAACCGCCTCGGTGCGGTTCCACTTCCTCCCTATATCAACCGGGACGACCCCGAAGGCAGTTCGCGGGAAACGGACCTGCAGCGCTATCAAACCGTCTACGCCCGCTTGGATCGGCAGGTCGCCGTTGCCGCGCCAACAGCCGGACTGCATTTCACGCCGGAGCTGCTTGCCTCGCTTCACCAATCCGGCGTGCACACCACCGATGTCACGCTCCACGTTGGCCTGGGCACGTTCAAGCCGATCTCGACTCCCACCGTGGAGGAACACGCCATTCACCGCGAAACCTATGAAATGCCCACGGACGCACAGGCGCGCATCTTCCACCCCGGTGACGGGCGTCGAGTCGCGGTCGGCACGACATCAGTGCGATGCATCGAGGATTTTCTCCGCAAACACCCGGAGCCTCTTCCGCCCTTTCAAACCTTCACTGGCGAGGCCTCTCTCTTCATCCATCCGCCACGGACATTCTCCGGAGTCGACGCGCTCATCACGAATTTTCATCAGCCCCGCTCGACGCTGCTCTGCCTCGTGGCCGCATTCCTCGCCCCCGGCTCGGTCGATGGCATTCCCTTCCTCCACGAGATCTATGTCGAGGCGATCACAAGGAAATACCGGTTTCTCAGCTACGGCGACGCGATGCTCATCCTCTGA
- a CDS encoding LON peptidase substrate-binding domain-containing protein, translating into MALRDVAFFPQALLPLHIFEERYRLMLKSVLATHRLFAVAGIDPNNTSGEPEPLHKVASVGIVRACQENENGTSNLLLQGLTRIEIIETTRHQPFRHIRIRPLSSVDGAAPRENKRLCARVERLLSIRQHLNGEPHSNFAQFLQTVDDPEIFVDIAAFNLCENAAVKQTLLETLDVNQRLQLFSHQLRGEIAAIKLRKRLQGSLPDDAIGNN; encoded by the coding sequence ATGGCGCTTCGGGACGTCGCATTCTTTCCCCAAGCTCTCCTGCCGCTTCACATTTTTGAGGAGCGCTATCGATTGATGCTCAAGAGTGTTCTGGCGACCCATCGGCTCTTTGCTGTCGCTGGCATCGATCCCAACAATACCTCCGGTGAGCCTGAACCCCTGCACAAAGTAGCCAGTGTCGGAATCGTCAGGGCATGTCAGGAGAACGAGAACGGAACATCCAATCTCCTGCTTCAGGGATTGACCCGTATCGAAATCATAGAAACGACCAGACATCAACCGTTTCGGCACATCCGCATCAGACCTTTGTCGAGCGTGGACGGCGCTGCCCCGAGGGAAAACAAGCGGCTCTGCGCCCGGGTCGAACGGTTGCTGTCCATCCGCCAGCACCTGAACGGCGAGCCGCACAGCAATTTCGCCCAGTTTCTCCAGACTGTTGATGACCCGGAGATCTTTGTGGACATCGCGGCCTTCAATCTCTGCGAAAACGCAGCCGTCAAACAGACCCTTCTGGAAACCCTCGACGTCAACCAGCGCCTTCAATTGTTTTCACATCAGCTTCGCGGCGAAATCGCAGCCATAAAGCTCCGCAAGCGCCTGCAGGGCAGCCTGCCCGACGACGCCATCGGGAACAATTGA
- the dnaK gene encoding molecular chaperone DnaK, with the protein MSRILGIDLGTTNSCMAVMEGGEPVVIPNAEGARTTPSVVAFTKSGERLVGQAAKRQAVTNPKNTIFSAKRLIGRKFSETREESKNFPFKVVEGKNSDAYIEVQVGDKSEQFAPQQISAFVLGKLKADAEAYLGEKITQTVITVPAYFNDSQRQATKDAGKIAGLEVLRIINEPTAASLAYGLDKKKDEKIAVFDLGGGTFDVSILEIGDGVFEVKATNGDTHLGGDNWDEALITWLVETFQKENGIDLRKDPMALQRLKEEAEKAKIALSSTQSYDINLPFITADATGPKHLTVSLSRSKMEQICDPLFQRCIPPFKSCLKDADLANDKIDELVLVGGMTRMPKVVEIARQLGGKPPHQGVNPDEVVAVGAAIQGGVLKGDVRDVLLLDVTPLTLGIETAGGVSTAMISRNTTIPSKKTQVFSTYSDNQPSVEIVVLQGERPMSRDNKTLGTFRLDGIPPAPRGVPQVEVTFDIDANGILHVSAKDLGTGKDQKITIQGSSGLSKEEVERMTKEAELNAESDRKRKESVETKNQLDSITYQLEKTLKEAGDKVPADKKTAIEAAIGEAKKALESDDADKMKAAMENLSKVGADLYAAAAAAGAAPGADAAQGASGAAAGAASSDEGKKTEKKANVVDADFEVVDEDKK; encoded by the coding sequence ATGAGCCGAATTTTAGGTATCGATCTTGGAACCACCAACTCCTGCATGGCCGTCATGGAAGGCGGCGAGCCCGTGGTGATTCCCAATGCCGAAGGTGCACGCACGACACCATCAGTGGTGGCCTTCACAAAATCGGGCGAGCGGCTGGTTGGCCAGGCAGCGAAGCGCCAGGCCGTCACCAATCCCAAGAACACCATTTTTTCCGCGAAACGCTTGATTGGCCGCAAGTTCTCAGAGACCCGTGAGGAGTCCAAGAATTTTCCCTTCAAGGTTGTGGAGGGCAAGAATAGCGACGCGTATATCGAAGTGCAGGTCGGGGACAAGTCCGAGCAGTTTGCGCCGCAGCAGATTTCCGCGTTTGTCCTGGGTAAACTGAAGGCCGATGCCGAAGCCTATCTTGGTGAGAAGATCACCCAGACAGTCATCACGGTTCCGGCCTATTTCAATGATTCGCAGCGCCAGGCCACGAAGGATGCGGGCAAGATTGCGGGTCTTGAAGTGCTGCGCATCATCAACGAGCCCACGGCGGCGTCGCTGGCGTACGGGCTCGACAAGAAAAAGGACGAAAAGATCGCCGTATTCGATCTGGGCGGCGGAACGTTCGACGTGTCGATCCTCGAGATCGGCGACGGTGTGTTCGAGGTAAAGGCCACCAACGGTGACACTCATCTTGGCGGCGACAACTGGGACGAAGCACTGATCACCTGGCTGGTTGAAACCTTTCAGAAGGAAAACGGCATCGATCTGCGCAAGGATCCGATGGCGCTTCAGCGTTTGAAGGAAGAGGCTGAGAAAGCCAAGATCGCGCTTTCATCGACTCAGAGCTACGACATCAATCTGCCCTTCATCACGGCGGATGCGACAGGTCCGAAGCATCTGACCGTGTCCCTCAGCCGCTCGAAAATGGAGCAGATCTGCGATCCCCTTTTCCAGCGCTGCATTCCCCCGTTCAAAAGCTGCCTGAAGGATGCGGATCTCGCCAACGACAAGATCGACGAACTCGTCCTGGTCGGAGGCATGACCCGCATGCCGAAGGTTGTGGAAATCGCCCGTCAGCTCGGCGGAAAACCGCCTCACCAGGGAGTCAATCCCGACGAGGTTGTTGCCGTCGGCGCCGCCATCCAAGGTGGCGTGCTCAAGGGCGACGTCCGTGATGTCCTCCTGCTCGATGTCACTCCGCTGACACTCGGCATTGAGACCGCGGGCGGTGTCTCGACGGCGATGATTTCGCGCAATACGACGATTCCATCCAAGAAGACGCAGGTGTTTTCCACTTATTCCGACAATCAGCCGTCGGTGGAGATCGTCGTCCTGCAGGGTGAGCGTCCGATGTCGCGCGACAACAAGACGCTTGGAACCTTCCGTCTCGACGGCATCCCGCCGGCGCCGCGCGGAGTGCCGCAGGTCGAGGTCACGTTCGACATCGACGCAAACGGCATTCTCCACGTGTCCGCAAAGGATCTTGGCACCGGCAAGGATCAGAAGATTACCATCCAGGGCTCCTCCGGACTCTCGAAAGAGGAAGTCGAGCGCATGACGAAGGAAGCGGAGCTCAACGCCGAATCCGATCGCAAACGCAAGGAATCGGTCGAGACCAAGAATCAGCTCGACAGCATCACCTACCAGCTCGAGAAGACGCTCAAGGAGGCGGGCGACAAGGTGCCAGCCGACAAGAAGACCGCGATCGAAGCGGCCATTGGTGAGGCAAAGAAGGCACTCGAGTCCGACGATGCCGACAAGATGAAGGCAGCCATGGAGAACCTCTCCAAGGTGGGTGCCGACCTTTATGCCGCGGCTGCGGCGGCAGGCGCCGCTCCGGGTGCGGACGCTGCACAGGGCGCATCAGGAGCCGCTGCAGGCGCCGCGTCCTCCGACGAGGGCAAGAAAACGGAAAAGAAGGCCAACGTTGTCGACGCCGACTTTGAGGTCGTCGACGAGGACAAGAAGTAG
- a CDS encoding co-chaperone GroES has product MAKVKIKPIGDRVLVKHIEEKEQVRGGIIIPDSAKEKPQEAEVIALGTGKKDEKGNVVAFEVKVGDKVLISKYGGTEVKIENEKFTLVREDDILGVIA; this is encoded by the coding sequence ATGGCAAAAGTCAAAATCAAGCCGATCGGCGATCGCGTGCTCGTGAAGCACATCGAAGAAAAGGAGCAGGTCCGTGGAGGCATCATCATCCCGGATTCCGCCAAGGAAAAGCCGCAGGAGGCCGAAGTGATCGCTCTCGGCACGGGCAAGAAGGATGAAAAGGGCAATGTCGTCGCCTTCGAGGTGAAGGTCGGTGACAAGGTCCTGATCAGCAAGTACGGCGGCACTGAGGTGAAGATCGAAAATGAAAAGTTCACCCTGGTCCGTGAAGACGACATCCTTGGCGTGATCGCCTGA
- the groL gene encoding chaperonin GroEL (60 kDa chaperone family; promotes refolding of misfolded polypeptides especially under stressful conditions; forms two stacked rings of heptamers to form a barrel-shaped 14mer; ends can be capped by GroES; misfolded proteins enter the barrel where they are refolded when GroES binds): MAAKQLLFDEAARQKVLRGVELLSRAVKVTLGPKGRNVVLDKKFGSPTVTKDGVTVAKEIELADPYENIGAQLVKEVASKTNDAAGDGTTTATVLAEAVYKEGLKHVTAGASPIYLKRGIDKAVEASVGELARVSKKVNNSDEIRQVATVSANWDSTIGEIIADAMDKVGKDGTITVEEAKSIETTLDVVEGMQFDKGYLSPYFATNMESQEAILEDAYVLIHEKKISNLQEFLPLLQTTAKTGKPLLIIAEEVEGEALAALVVNKIRGTLNVAAVKAPGFGDRRKAMLEDIAVLTGGRLLSEDLGIKLENVQLSDLGRAKRIVVDKENTTIVEGAGKSSEIQGRVKQIRRQIEETTSDYDREKLQERLAKLAGGVAVINVGAATESEMKEKKMRVEDALHATRAAVEEGIVSGGGVALLRTAKAIDTLTASLEGDEKLGAQIVRRAIESPLKQLCFNAGVEGAVIVQQVMTSKGNLGYNVATGNFEDLVKAGVVDPTKVTRTALQNAASIAGLLLTTEAIVTDVPEKKEAAGGAHPPHGGGMDY; this comes from the coding sequence ATGGCTGCTAAACAACTCCTCTTCGACGAAGCCGCGCGCCAGAAGGTGCTCCGTGGCGTCGAACTACTCTCCCGTGCCGTCAAGGTGACGCTCGGCCCGAAAGGCCGCAATGTCGTCCTCGACAAGAAATTCGGCTCTCCCACCGTCACCAAGGACGGTGTCACGGTCGCCAAGGAAATCGAGCTCGCCGATCCGTACGAGAACATCGGTGCGCAGCTCGTCAAGGAAGTCGCTTCCAAGACGAATGACGCCGCCGGCGACGGCACGACGACCGCCACGGTGCTCGCTGAAGCCGTCTACAAGGAAGGCCTCAAGCACGTGACCGCGGGCGCCAGCCCGATCTACCTGAAGCGCGGCATCGACAAGGCCGTCGAGGCCTCCGTCGGCGAACTCGCCCGCGTCTCCAAGAAGGTCAACAACAGCGACGAGATCCGCCAGGTTGCGACCGTGTCCGCCAACTGGGATTCTACGATCGGCGAGATCATCGCCGATGCCATGGACAAGGTTGGCAAGGATGGCACGATCACCGTCGAGGAAGCCAAGTCGATTGAGACGACACTTGATGTCGTTGAAGGCATGCAGTTCGACAAGGGCTATCTCTCGCCCTATTTCGCGACCAACATGGAAAGCCAGGAGGCGATCCTCGAAGACGCCTACGTGCTGATCCACGAGAAGAAGATCTCGAATCTCCAGGAATTCCTCCCGCTGCTCCAGACGACGGCGAAGACCGGCAAGCCCCTCCTCATCATTGCCGAGGAGGTCGAAGGCGAAGCGCTTGCCGCGCTCGTCGTGAACAAGATCCGGGGCACGCTCAATGTTGCTGCTGTCAAGGCTCCCGGCTTCGGCGATCGCCGCAAGGCCATGCTTGAGGACATTGCGGTCCTCACCGGCGGACGTCTCCTCAGCGAAGACCTCGGCATCAAGCTCGAGAATGTCCAGTTGAGCGACCTCGGCCGCGCAAAGCGCATCGTGGTCGACAAGGAAAACACCACGATCGTCGAAGGCGCCGGCAAGAGCTCGGAAATCCAGGGACGCGTCAAGCAGATCCGCCGTCAGATCGAGGAAACAACCTCGGACTACGATCGCGAGAAGCTGCAGGAGCGCCTTGCCAAGCTCGCGGGCGGCGTCGCCGTCATCAATGTCGGCGCGGCCACCGAGTCGGAAATGAAGGAGAAGAAGATGCGTGTTGAGGACGCGCTGCACGCGACGCGCGCGGCCGTTGAGGAAGGCATTGTTTCGGGTGGCGGCGTCGCGCTTCTGCGCACGGCAAAGGCCATCGACACCCTTACCGCGAGCCTCGAAGGCGACGAGAAGCTCGGCGCCCAGATCGTGCGGCGCGCGATCGAGTCTCCGCTCAAGCAGCTCTGCTTCAATGCCGGCGTTGAAGGTGCCGTGATCGTTCAGCAGGTCATGACATCCAAGGGCAACCTGGGCTACAATGTTGCCACGGGCAATTTTGAGGACCTTGTGAAGGCCGGCGTCGTCGACCCGACCAAGGTCACCCGCACCGCCCTTCAGAATGCCGCGTCCATCGCCGGCCTCCTGCTCACCACGGAAGCGATCGTCACGGACGTTCCGGAGAAGAAGGAAGCCGCAGGTGGTGCGCATCCTCCGCACGGCGGCGGCATGGATTACTAA
- a CDS encoding MBL fold metallo-hydrolase: MEVIFLGTGTSQGVPMIACSCAVCTSADPRNKRSRASIHVVMDGLRIQVDAAPEFRLQCLENRIEWIDLFILTHGHADHVTGMDDLRRFCDLLGGNAMSVYSTEEGMARILAIYPYTIIERPIVRGYAAFKLMQMPTRLDLPQGTIESTLLPHGGLNTLGLVFTERSSGQKFTYYTDCKCVTPEARELARGSSVVVLDGLRPQPHPSHMSVHEAIAAAREIAAPQTYLTHITHYMEHAAWCAELPPGITFAHDGLRLRI; the protein is encoded by the coding sequence ATGGAGGTGATCTTTCTCGGCACCGGTACTTCCCAGGGAGTTCCCATGATTGCGTGCAGCTGTGCGGTCTGCACTTCGGCGGATCCCCGCAACAAGCGGAGCCGGGCCTCGATTCACGTGGTGATGGACGGTTTGCGCATCCAGGTGGACGCCGCTCCCGAGTTCCGGCTGCAGTGCCTGGAGAACAGGATCGAATGGATTGACCTCTTCATCCTCACGCACGGCCATGCCGATCATGTCACGGGGATGGACGATCTCCGGCGCTTCTGCGATCTGCTGGGAGGGAATGCGATGAGCGTGTATTCCACGGAGGAAGGAATGGCGCGGATCCTCGCGATATATCCCTATACCATCATTGAAAGGCCGATCGTGCGCGGCTATGCGGCGTTCAAACTCATGCAGATGCCTACGAGGCTGGACCTGCCCCAAGGCACGATTGAATCGACCCTGCTTCCCCATGGCGGACTGAACACGCTGGGATTGGTATTCACCGAGCGCAGCTCAGGTCAGAAATTCACCTATTACACCGATTGCAAGTGTGTGACGCCGGAAGCGCGGGAATTGGCCAGGGGATCCAGCGTGGTTGTTCTCGACGGATTGCGGCCGCAACCGCATCCGTCGCACATGAGTGTGCATGAGGCGATAGCGGCAGCTCGCGAGATTGCCGCACCGCAGACCTACCTGACACACATCACGCATTATATGGAGCACGCTGCCTGGTGTGCGGAGCTGCCACCGGGAATCACATTCGCCCATGACGGGCTGCGTCTCAGGATCTGA
- a CDS encoding Rrf2 family transcriptional regulator codes for MKLSKKGEYALRALIDLGIAAEAGRTLLQVGEIASKERLPMKFLEQVMQSLKEGGFVESQRGKFGGYRLARPASRISMGEVIRLIDGPLAPIGCVSHSAYEPCSCPDEEHCGLRMLMLDVRHAIAGILDRYSLADVVEVTIRKLRRDEFPLPFSESSPAANHGRPVHSHPHSSRARLQPVEGLIHNLIFDYTI; via the coding sequence ATGAAACTTTCCAAGAAAGGGGAGTATGCGCTGCGTGCGCTGATCGATCTCGGAATTGCAGCCGAGGCGGGGCGGACGCTTCTGCAGGTTGGGGAAATCGCGTCGAAGGAGCGGTTGCCGATGAAGTTCCTTGAGCAGGTGATGCAGAGCCTCAAGGAGGGAGGGTTTGTCGAAAGCCAGCGTGGAAAGTTTGGCGGCTATCGCCTGGCTCGCCCTGCGTCGCGGATTTCCATGGGGGAGGTCATTCGCCTGATCGACGGTCCTCTTGCACCCATCGGTTGTGTTTCCCATTCGGCCTATGAGCCATGCAGTTGTCCGGACGAGGAGCACTGCGGCCTGCGCATGCTCATGCTGGATGTGCGCCACGCGATCGCAGGGATTCTCGACCGGTATTCGCTTGCTGATGTTGTCGAGGTGACGATTCGGAAACTGCGTCGCGACGAATTTCCGCTCCCCTTCAGCGAGTCCTCACCGGCCGCCAATCACGGCAGGCCCGTGCACTCTCATCCCCATTCATCGCGCGCACGCCTGCAGCCTGTGGAAGGACTGATTCACAACCTCATTTTTGATTACACGATCTAA